The DNA segment gacTTAATAATTTTGAACAAGGGGCTTTGCATCTTCGTTTTGCACCGGGCCCCACAAACTGTATAGCTGGTTCTGATTACATTCATTTAGATTAAAAAGGTCGCATCCTTGCACCATAGAACACAAAGTGGTAAAGCCAAGCAGTCTTCATTATCAGCCCATGGAGTCACATAGGAACCAACATGAGTCTAAGAAGTCCCCTGGCCTCTCACTAGGCCACCGCCTTGCATGTACAGTGCTGAGTCCACCCATGGAATGTTAATTTTCCTATGCTGCAGCAGGGCAGGCCCGTGACATGCAGACCTCAGACACATCAGCAATGGTAACTGAGGCTGGAGTCATGCAGGCTACTGACTCAGTGGGGCCAGTAGTGAGGCCACGATGGGATGACTGCTGAGCATGACCAAGCATGGGACAGAGATGGAATGGCAGCCTCCCGGGAGCTGCTGCACACGGAGGAAAGAGCTCCATTATCATAGGAAACGATTCGGCTCCAACCAGAATTAGCTTTATGGTCAAAAGCTCCTGATATCGGGGTCTGCTAGGTACTGAGCGCGTCAGGCTCTACAGAGTGAAGACTTAAATCCAAGGTCATGGCCAGACATCTGAAGTTCATCGCCAGGACTGTGATGGCACAGGAAGGGAATATGGAAAGCGCACACAGGACCCTAAACAGAATCCTAACTATGGATGGGCTCATTGAGGACATTAGGCGTCGGTGGTATTGTGAGAAGCCATGCCACCGGCGGCAGAGGGAAAGCTATGAGAGGTGCCAGCGGATCTATAGCATGGAAATGGCTCGCAAGATCAACTTCTTGATGTAAAAGAATTGGGCAGATCTCTGGCAGGGCTGCTGAGGCCTGTGGATGGGACACCCAGTGTGAAACCCTCATCCAGTCGTGTCTCCATCTCGTTTCTTTGAACAATCCCATTTCCTATTACTGATCTCTGCAATAAACTCAATCCCATGTTGGCAAGAAGGCCTCCACATATAGAAACAGTCCCGTTAGTCAGCAGTGGACCCTcttttactaagtgaaagaagaaactgAGTCTGAAGTAATGTAAGAGTAGAATGGCGTTTGCCAGGGGCTAGGAGGGGGCAATGAGGAGTTATTGGTTATTGTTTAATtggtacagagtttcagcttggaaagatgaaaaagttcaggaggtgaggccaggcgtggtggctcatgcctgttatcccagcactttgggaggctgaggtgggtggatcgcttgaggccaggagttccagaccagcctggccaacatggtgaaaccccgtctctactaaaaaaaaaaaaaaaaaaaaaattagccgggagtggtggtgcacacctgtagtctcaactacttgggagactgaggcaggagaattgcttcaacaggggaggtgaaggttgcagtcagccaagatcatgcccctgcactccaggctgggcaacagagtgagactccatctcaaaaaaaatccaaagaaacaaaaaaacaggagatGGATGGTAGATGGTGATGGCGGTTGCACAAATGGTGAATGTCcttcatgccactgaactgtacacttaaatgcTTATGATGGTAAAacgatggtaaattttatgtttactactataaaaacttttttgaaagaaaaaaaaggtcctGATATCATCTGCAGTTTTGGCACCTGCAAAATACCCTAATAACAGAGCTGACTGCAGTGAGTCTGTCTTCCCCAGGGGactctctacttaaaaaaaagtgTCCATGCTTTTCCCTAAGTATCTACAATTAGGGCCCCTGTTTATCTGGTCAGCTGGCCAGGGGAGCCCATGTCAGGGTTGATTAGATACCATTCATCGTGCCTTTACTTGCCTCTGGAAAGCATCATTATTTAATGTTGGTTGGAGTTGCCCTTGCATTTCACAGAAGAAGCCAAGGAGGCTGTGAGTCTGGGTCACTCCCGCAGGTAGGCTGGAGCTGAGGTTGAAACTGCAGGTCTCTGGGCTTCCCAGATTTTCCCTGGCTCTGCTGTTTTGCCTCCTACTGCTATCTGGGCTGTAGACAGGTGCGGGCACCTGGCCCCCTGGCCTGTGCATCTCTGGAATCTCTGGAGGCTTGTTCTCACATCTAATTTGTGCCAGGAAGAAATAAAGCAGTGGCTGGCCAGTTGACCTGACACACAGGGGCCCTTATTTGTAGATTTTTCAGGGAAGAGCAtggatggtttttgtttgtttttttgttttttaagtacagAGGTCCCCTGGGAGGACAGACTCACTGAAGTCAGGGAATTGACTGTTCATTTCAAGATGAAAGAAAAGTTGATTTGAAGAGTGCAATGCATGCTCACTCACAGGCCCACCACCTATGTGAACCATTTTTTCATATTCATCACAGTGTcattagctgttttttttttttcactgtatatACGTAGATACTTTTTTTCCTGAACCATCTAAAGGTAAGTTGCAGACATCTTGGTGTTTCACTCCTTAACACTTCAGCATTTTTGTCTCTTAAGAAGAAAGACCTTTTACAAAACTCTAATATCTTTAGCCACGACTATGAAAATTAACAATATGTATTAATGCCAGGGTTGTAAATTCAGTAATGTTCAGTGCGTGGTCAGCATACTGCGGCCAACCTGTGGACTATTTTTTACAGGTCAACAACAAGCTGAATTCTAAAACTGAGAGCAAGCTTTTAGAAACTTTTATAGCAATCTGACAGAGTACTTTTAGATCTGTtaaatctaataataaaaaatctgggctggcattttttgtatttttccacttTCCTAATAAGTCACTATTCTTACGTTTTACAAAAGCATCACTCTGAGACacactagaaaacaaaaacaaaaactgttccTTCATTATAGATAGTCTGCAGAGCCTCTGGCTAATCCTCGGACCATATTCAAACATCCCCAATTGTCCCAAAATGTCTTTTGTGGACTTCTTTCTCAGCCCAGTATCCAATTCAGGTtcacatgcagcatttggttttcacAGGGTCTGCTGGCCTCCCTTAGCAAGCATTGGGCCATCTTCCTGCTTGTCTTTGGAACTTGTGGGTGGGCCCATCTTAGAGCCAAGTAATTCAAGTACCAGGAAGCTGGATCAGGGACAGGTCTGCAGTTCTCTGGGACTGTAGAAATTACTGTTCTTAAAGCTATAAAAGTGTATGCCCAGGGATCCGACAAATcattttcaaatttcatatgaatggtttcttgatgaaagaaaataattataacatatcTGGCATTTTGGCAGAATTATACTGAGTAAGGCAGGGGAACCTGTGTTCATGTTAAGTATCAGCCAAGCTAGAGATTTGTGCGGCTCTGCTGTTAGAGATGGTAATCAGGAAAACCATAACAACGTGTTTATGCAGCACTCAAATCTGGCTAAACTTCTTTGCGCAAGATTGAAAGTTGTCTGGTTTAGGCTCTAGGTAGTTCTCAGCTGTGGAGTGGTAGTCCGAGTATGGATTTAGGGACTCCTCAGCGAGGAAGTAATATGCATTTGTCTAAATTCATTCCCCCTGAAGTGGACTAATTAGTGTGATTGTTATAAGGCACGGTACaaataactaccatttattttgtgtgtaaaGCATTCCACATGATGCTTGGCACATGGAACGTGCTTAGAGCAGACGCCCCTGAGCTCGCACCCAGGGCTTTGTGAGTTGCAATCTGTGCAGCTGCACAGGACCCTACCCTTAGAAGAGCCCTGTGCTCTTCAGCTCTGCAGCTgacatcttgaaattcttaataattttgcaCAACAGGCCCTgcgttttcattttgcactgggccctgagGATCATGTAGCCAGTCCCATCCCCACCAAATCTCTCTGACCCATCTCTGATTTTAGCAGCAGATGTGGTGAATGGTCGGGTGCAAGCTCAGACTCCCCTCCTACCAACAGCAAACACCTTCAGCACGGGCAGCACAACTTTCCGCGTTCTGCTCCTGAGCCTTCTCCAACACTGCACTGAAATAGAGTCCTGAAGTGTGAGGAGATAGGTGGTGGTGGGGAACCCCACAAGCAGATGTCATTGGTGGGGGCAGGAGCTGGTGGGTAAATGCCGTGGGCTCCTGCTCTTTGGAAAGACAGTTCTGGGATGTATTCTGGACACTTCTCAGAGCTCCCAGCATAACAAAGCCCTAGATGCTCACAGTCACCTGCCTATACCCACCACTCCTGCTTCCTGGGATCGCCTCCTACATAAACCACCTGCACCCAAGATGTTCCTTGTCTGCTTCTGCTTTGGGGGGATTCCATGCTAAGACAGTCACAGTGGTGGGTGTTCGATGAATATGTGCTGGACAAATCAGTGAGCCTTAGGATATAGTGAGCCTTAGGATACAGTGAGCCTTAGGATATAGTGAGCCTTAGCTCATAGGATTATTGACAGGAGCCAATGAGATAAATTATGTAAACATCCGAttcagagcctggcacatggcaggagCCCCGTATGTGGTTGCCGGTGTTGGTGTAACTTCCCATCTCACCTATCCAGAGTTTTCCCTGCAGCAGAAATGGACGTGAAATGCAAGATCAAGTATGACAGGGACAGTGTATTCATtttctggggctgccataacaaatcaccacaaactgggtagcttaaaaaCGACAgaaatattggccaggtgtggtggctcacacctgtaatcccagcactttgggaggctgaggggggcggatcacgaggtcaggagattgagaccatcctagccaacatggtgaaaccccgtctctactaaaaatacaaaaattagctgggcgtggtggtgtgctcccatagtcccagctactcaggaggctgaggcaggagaattgcttgaacccgggaggcggaggctgcagtgagccgagattgcgccactgccctccggcctgggcgacagagtgagactctgtcacagaaaaaaaaaaaagacagaaatttattctctctagAGAGAATTCTGgaagccagaaatctgaaatcaaggtgtcagcagggccatgctctcttGAAAGGCTTCAGTGGGGAGGCCCCTCTCTGGTCTCTACCAAACTTCTGATGGTTGCCGTCCGTCCTGGTTATTCCCAGCCTCTCCTTTGTCCTCGGGTGATTTtctccctctgtgtctgtgtctacaTCTGTTTCCTCCCCTTGGAAGGATATCAGTCACTGGACATCTTAACTTgatgacatctgcaaagaccctatttccaaataaggtcacattcacaggtaccagggaTTAGGACTTGACATACGATTTGGGAGAACACAATTTCACCCACTGCAGATGGAAAgtggaatttatttaaaataaaatgcgtAACAACCAGGGCTTGATTTTCCTTGGATAAACTGGCAGAATGAGCAAAGGATAATTTGTACCTCTGGGATCAGTTCACATGTCACCCTAAATGGCATTTACACTATTATGTCATTATAAAGAACGTCTTGGGTGGATTGCAGCCATGTTTTGACATAGCTGTTTGTAAGTGTGCTGAGAATTTAACCTCTGATATAAGCCATAATCCCAACTGGGCTTTTCCCACAGAGTTATTTATAAGTAGCCTCAGATGTTaattattaatacatataaaatatttattaagcacttaattTATGCCAGTCTCCTATGCCAGGCACTAGAGAAACAAAGAAGAATCAGGCACAGGCTTTGCCGTCAAAGAGCTCCTGGTCCGCCAGGCAATGGTATCTAAGTTTTACAAATTCACTCAAGAGCATTTACTGAATGGCCACTGCACGCATAGCACGAACCAGCTTCTGAGGTCGTTGCTCCTCCTGTGTCTGCAATCCAATGGGGCTGCCCAGGGAACTTTCTAGGCAAAATACAAACATGAGTGCCACTGCTGAGAAGCTCTGTTGTGTGTTCAGACTGGAAGCTGGGTTCTTTTCTTGACTGTGCCTTTTTTCTGACCATGTGGTTTGGGATAGGTCAcacccctctctgggcctccttcccttcctctaaaAATGAGCAAATGTAATGAGATCATGCCAAAGGGCTTCTCAATTCTTACGTCATCATCGCAGTCAACGTAGACCTTTAGTAAGCACCATGCACCAGGAACTGCTCCAGCCCTTGCCACATATAATTTCAATTCATCTTCACAACAATCATATGAGGTATGGATTTTAATAATTCCGCTCccgcttttttttgagatggagtcttgctctgttgcccaggctggcatgcaatggcaggatcttagctcactgcaacctctgcctcccatgttcaagcaattcgcctgcctcagtctcccgagtagctgggattacaggcacccaccaccacgcccagctaatttttgtatttttagtagagatggggtttcaccacattgaccaggctggtctcaaactcccggcctcaggtaatctgcctgccttggcctcccaaagtgctaggattacaggtgggagccacctcATCCGGCCtaatgattcctttttttttttttttcgagatggactctcactctgtcaccctggctgtagtgcaatggcataatctcgggtcaccgcaacctctgcctcctgggttcaagcaattctcctacctcgcctcctgagtagctggaaatacaggtgtatgctaccacatctggctaatttttgtacttttaatagacacagggtttcaccacgttggccaggctggtctcgaactcctgacgtcaggtgatccgcccgctccagcctcccaaagtactgggattacaggcgtgagccactgcatccggccatgatacccattttacagactgAGAAACTAAGGCATAGGGTGATTGAGTCCATTCCAATAGGTCACAGGGAATTAACAGTTACAGCAGGGGTCTGACCCCAGGACTGAGCCATCTTCCTGTGCATTCAGTGATTTTGCCATATCGAgaatcaagataatttttttttccccaggctggagtgcagtgttgcaatctcggctcactgcaacctctgcctcccgggttcaagtgattctcctgcctcagcctcctgagtagctgggattacaggtgcccgccaccacacccagctaacttttttattttagtagaaatggggttttaccatgttggccagactggtctcgaactcctgacctcaggtgatccacccgccttgacctcccaaagtgctgggattacaggcgtgagccactgtgcctggcaatattttttttttttgagatggagtctcgctctgtctcccaggctggagtgcagtggcgtgatctcagctcactgcaccctctgcctcctgggttccagcaattctcctgcctcagcctcccgagtagctgggactacaggtgcctgccaccacacccggctaatttttatattttttagtagagacagggtttcaccatattgaccaggctagtctgagactcttgaccttgtgatctgcctgcctcggcctcccaaagtgctgggattacaggtgtgagccaccgtgctcggcattattattattattttttaagaggcaaggtcttgctctgttgcccaggctctgttacctcaaacttctggacacAAGAgatcatctgcctcagcctcccaagtagatgggactacaggtgtgtgccaccactcctggctaattaaaaaaagaatttttttggccgggcattgtggctcatgcctgtaatcccagtactttgggaggccgaggtggagggattgcttgagcccaggagttcaagaccagcctgggcaacatagaaagacctcatctctatattttaaaaaacataagcaaaaacaaactacaattaaaaaaaatttttttaagggagtcagggtcttgctatgttgaccaggttggccttgaactcctgggctcaagcaagcctcccagtttagcttcccaaagtgctgggattataggcatgagccattgtgctcgGCCTCAAGAGAACTTTTAAAGACAGCAGCAATCCACCAGGTGAGTATAGGGAGGGAAGCTTTATAAATCCTGAGCTGGCAGAGAGTAGCTGCCAATTCTTTAACCAATTTCCTTTTGCTGTCCCACAGCATGACTGAAACAAGTTCCACATAGAGCATGCCTCGTCCTTCAGCAGCCGGGCTCCTCCTGAGCTTCCTTTTACCTAATGGACACCACGGATCTGCTTCCAAGCAGATTTCCCTCTCTGTGCTAATTGGTAGGAAGCACATACCCCAAATCTGAACTCACTCTAGCAGCTACAGAATACCTTATAGAACACATTTTACATGCTGTCACTAATCCCCGGCTTCACTGCATTTACACATTCTTATTTTCCGTTTACTCTGACGTGCCAGACGTCTTCATTTGTCCTCCAGATCTACCCTACGTCCTTTCCCACTCTACTCTCTGTCCTGGAAGGCTGAACTGTGTAGACAACACCAACCGCTCACCCACTGGCTTTCAGTTGGGTCTGGACAATGGGGAACCACAGTGGAttagaaagaaggaggaagcGGAGGTCAGTGTTTTGATTTCCCTGTCTCCCcgccttctctccctcctcccaccatcccCACCAGGTTGCCTGGGGCTGCCTTTGTCTTTCCACCAAAGGTCATGCTGCCCCCTGCCCATGCTTTTTTTTATGAAAAAGGAgattgcgaccagcctggccaacatggcaaaaccccctctctactaaaaatacaaaaattagccggccgtggtggtgggtgcctgttaatcacagctacttgggaggctgaggtggagaattgcttgaacccaggaggtggaggttgcaatgagccaagatagtaccactgcactccagcctgggttatagggtgagaccttgtctcaaaacaaaaaaaac comes from the Pan troglodytes isolate AG18354 chromosome 8, NHGRI_mPanTro3-v2.0_pri, whole genome shotgun sequence genome and includes:
- the LOC735900 gene encoding small ribosomal subunit protein bS21m-like, whose translation is MARHLKFIARTVMAQEGNMESAHRTLNRILTMDGLIEDIRRRWYCEKPCHRRQRESYERCQRIYSMEMARKINFLM